In Janibacter sp. CX7, a single genomic region encodes these proteins:
- the narI gene encoding respiratory nitrate reductase subunit gamma: MSTFLWVIFPYICLAIFVVGHVWRYRYDKFGWTTRSSQLYESKLLRIGSPLFHFGILGVVVGHFLGLVVPMSLTERLGVSQELYHFVALAGGIPAGVAALVGLAILVYRRRTVGPVFSATTVNDKVMYLVLAAVIVLGIWNTIAGSMLNLGIAGDHYNYREGVSPWFRSIFWFQPDPQLMAGAPLGFQLHAVLAFVLFAMWPFTRLVHVFSAPLGYFVRPYIVYRSRDDRPGASPGTRPQKRGWEKVG, encoded by the coding sequence ATGAGCACCTTTCTCTGGGTGATCTTCCCGTACATCTGCCTGGCGATCTTCGTCGTCGGGCACGTGTGGCGGTACCGCTACGACAAGTTCGGCTGGACCACCCGCAGCAGCCAGCTCTACGAGTCGAAGCTGCTGCGGATCGGCAGCCCGCTCTTCCACTTCGGCATCCTCGGCGTCGTCGTCGGGCACTTCCTCGGGCTCGTGGTCCCGATGAGTCTCACCGAGCGCCTGGGTGTCAGCCAGGAGCTCTACCACTTCGTCGCGCTCGCCGGCGGCATCCCCGCGGGTGTGGCCGCACTCGTCGGGCTGGCGATCCTCGTCTACCGGCGGCGCACCGTCGGCCCGGTCTTCTCCGCGACGACGGTCAACGACAAGGTGATGTACCTCGTGCTCGCCGCCGTCATCGTGCTCGGCATCTGGAACACCATCGCCGGGTCGATGCTCAACCTCGGCATCGCCGGTGACCACTACAACTACCGCGAGGGCGTCTCACCGTGGTTCCGCTCGATCTTCTGGTTCCAGCCCGACCCGCAGCTCATGGCCGGCGCACCCCTGGGCTTCCAGCTGCACGCCGTGCTCGCCTTCGTGCTCTTCGCGATGTGGCCCTTCACCCGACTGGTGCACGTCTTCTCGGCGCCGCTCGGCTACTTCGTCCGGCCGTACATCGTCTACCGCAGTCGTGACGACCGTCCGGGTGCCTCGCCCGGGACCCGGCCGCAGAAGCGAGGTTGGGAAAAGGTCGGCTGA
- the narH gene encoding nitrate reductase subunit beta — protein sequence MRVMAQMAMVMNLDKCIGCHTCSVTCKQAWTNRQGTEYVWFNNVETRPGLGYPRGYEDQEKWQGGWEVGANGRLKLRAGGRLKKLLNIFSNPIMPSLSDYYEPWTYDYETLLKAPAQATFPVARPHSLITGKQINVEWSANWDDDLGGSQEHAIKDPMLKGIEDKVKFEFEQTFMFYLPRICEHCLNPSCAASCPSGAIYKREEDGIVLVDQDQCRGWRMCVTGCPYKKVYFNHKTGKAEKCTFCYPRIEVGIPTVCAETCVGRLRYIGLMLYDADKVLEAASVEDDRDLYEAQRDVFLDPRDPAVAHAAEQAGIPGDWIDAAKRSPVLRLIQDYKVALPLHPEYRTMPMVWYIPPLSPVVDVIQETGHDAEDKDNLFAAIDTLRIPVEYLANLFTAGDPGPVDDVLRKLAAMRSYMRDINLGRDPQASIAESVGMSEEDLYEMFRLLAIAKYADRYVIPTAHGEDAHALEELATDCAVSGYDDELLETSGPFGEGSGRGNLTPVAVENFKMLQQRQTQESLTGDSATKGRVNLLNWDGHGMPPGMFPERSDQDAEGGR from the coding sequence ATGCGCGTCATGGCACAGATGGCGATGGTCATGAACCTCGACAAGTGCATCGGGTGTCACACCTGCTCGGTCACGTGCAAGCAGGCGTGGACCAACCGGCAGGGCACCGAGTACGTCTGGTTCAACAATGTCGAGACCCGGCCCGGTCTGGGCTACCCACGCGGCTACGAGGACCAGGAGAAGTGGCAGGGCGGCTGGGAGGTCGGCGCCAACGGCCGACTCAAGCTGCGCGCGGGTGGGCGGTTGAAGAAGCTGCTCAACATCTTCTCCAACCCGATCATGCCGAGCCTGAGCGACTACTACGAGCCGTGGACCTACGACTACGAGACGCTGCTCAAGGCGCCGGCCCAGGCGACCTTCCCCGTCGCCCGGCCGCACTCGCTCATCACGGGCAAGCAGATCAACGTCGAGTGGTCGGCCAACTGGGACGACGACCTCGGTGGCTCCCAGGAGCACGCGATCAAGGACCCGATGCTCAAGGGCATCGAGGACAAGGTGAAGTTCGAGTTCGAGCAGACCTTCATGTTCTACCTGCCGCGGATCTGCGAGCACTGCCTCAACCCCAGCTGCGCCGCCTCCTGTCCGTCCGGCGCGATCTACAAGCGCGAAGAGGACGGGATCGTCCTCGTCGACCAGGACCAGTGCCGTGGTTGGCGCATGTGCGTCACGGGCTGCCCGTACAAGAAGGTCTACTTCAACCACAAGACCGGCAAGGCCGAGAAGTGCACCTTCTGCTACCCGCGCATCGAGGTCGGCATCCCGACCGTCTGCGCCGAGACCTGCGTCGGCCGGCTGCGCTACATCGGCCTCATGCTCTACGACGCCGACAAGGTGCTCGAGGCGGCATCGGTCGAGGACGACCGCGACCTCTACGAGGCCCAGCGTGACGTCTTCCTCGACCCGCGCGACCCGGCGGTCGCGCACGCCGCCGAGCAGGCGGGCATCCCGGGGGACTGGATCGACGCGGCCAAGCGGTCCCCCGTCCTGCGCCTGATCCAGGACTACAAGGTGGCGCTGCCCCTGCACCCGGAGTACCGCACCATGCCGATGGTCTGGTATATCCCGCCGCTGTCGCCGGTCGTCGACGTCATCCAGGAGACCGGCCACGACGCGGAGGACAAGGACAACCTCTTCGCCGCGATCGACACCCTGCGCATCCCCGTCGAGTACCTAGCCAACCTCTTCACCGCCGGCGACCCCGGACCGGTCGACGACGTGCTGCGCAAGCTCGCCGCGATGCGCTCGTACATGCGCGACATCAACCTCGGCCGCGACCCGCAGGCGTCGATCGCCGAGTCCGTGGGCATGTCGGAGGAGGACCTCTACGAGATGTTCCGCCTCCTCGCGATCGCCAAGTACGCCGACCGCTATGTCATCCCCACCGCACACGGTGAGGACGCCCACGCCCTGGAGGAGCTCGCGACCGACTGCGCGGTGAGCGGCTACGACGACGAGCTGCTCGAGACCTCCGGTCCCTTCGGCGAGGGCTCTGGCCGAGGCAACCTCACCCCGGTGGCGGTGGAGAACTTCAAGATGCTCCAGCAGCGCCAGACCCAGGAGTCCCTGACCGGCGACAGCGCCACAAAGGGGCGGGTCAACCTGCTCAACTGGGACGGCCACGGCATGCCCCCGGGGATGTTCCCCGAGCGCTCCGACCAGGACGCCGAAGGGGGGCGCTGA
- the narJ gene encoding nitrate reductase molybdenum cofactor assembly chaperone produces the protein MLLWKRHRRSGQRLDAGAQADAWQLCSVLLDYPRADLPDRLPMLREVSAALPAGVGDPLRRFLDHVAGTSLRALQTDYVDTFDVTRKCALHLTYFLHGDTRNRGVALVRFKQLYRSHGVELSEDGDAGGELPDYLPVVLEFGATVDPDAAWKLLNDHRVGIELLRRALERRDSPWSDVVDALRATLPALDGDDEIALAKLITQGPPKETVGLDDDSVNAPFALDPALQAIHEPPPPQSLGHTIPVGAPR, from the coding sequence ATGCTCCTGTGGAAGCGTCACCGTCGCTCGGGGCAGCGCCTCGACGCCGGCGCACAGGCCGACGCCTGGCAGCTGTGCTCGGTGCTGCTCGACTACCCGCGCGCCGACCTGCCCGATCGGCTGCCGATGCTGCGCGAGGTCAGTGCGGCGCTACCGGCAGGGGTCGGTGACCCGCTGCGGCGCTTCCTCGACCACGTGGCGGGGACCTCCCTTCGCGCACTGCAGACGGACTACGTCGACACTTTTGACGTGACCCGCAAGTGCGCGCTGCACCTCACGTACTTCCTGCACGGCGACACCCGCAACCGGGGCGTCGCGCTCGTGCGCTTCAAGCAGCTCTACCGGTCGCACGGGGTGGAGCTGTCCGAGGACGGGGACGCCGGTGGGGAACTGCCGGACTACCTGCCGGTGGTCCTCGAGTTCGGCGCCACCGTCGACCCGGACGCCGCGTGGAAGCTGCTCAACGACCACCGGGTCGGCATCGAGCTGCTGCGCCGGGCCCTCGAGCGACGCGACTCGCCGTGGTCCGACGTCGTCGACGCCCTGCGAGCGACCCTGCCCGCCCTCGATGGTGACGACGAGATCGCCCTGGCCAAGCTCATCACGCAGGGACCACCCAAGGAGACGGTCGGTCTTGACGACGATTCAGTCAATGCCCCCTTCGCCCTCGACCCGGCACTGCAGGCGATCCACGAACCGCCGCCACCCCAGTCCCTTGGCCACACGATCCCTGTAGGAGCCCCGCGATGA